The proteins below are encoded in one region of Hordeum vulgare subsp. vulgare chromosome 3H, MorexV3_pseudomolecules_assembly, whole genome shotgun sequence:
- the LOC123444064 gene encoding putative receptor protein kinase ZmPK1, which produces MDRNPTERAPQRLHKEPTPLPPCHRLQQPEKMPRLFVYPALLLPLLSTLLCSRASPWQITANTGTSVQVDREKVLLISPHTTFSCGFYPSGNGTNAFYFSIWFTHATDKTVVWTANPCSPVNGQGSSISLNREGNLVLTDVNDTTAWESKTGSGKHTTVALLDTGNLVINDSTGKTVWQSFDLPTNTLLPSQHLTRANRLVSQSDSYHVLYFDNDNVLRLLYNGPDITSIYWPSPDYNALENGRTRFNSSKVAVLDREGKFLSSDGFKMIASDSGLGIQRRITIDYDGNFRMYSLNASSGNWTITGEGVQQMCYVHGLCGKNGICEYSPAGGPRCTCPPGYKMVDPENWDKGCKPTFSIECGRPHKDFTFVKVPHGDFYGFDLTSNKSISLEECMQICLESCLCISFTYKGGEGLCYTKNMLYNGQIYPYFPGDNYFKLPKSVSSTSPASNHPGITCSPERSKVMVVSVDAYSQNSDNISWAYFYIFAAILGAVELLFIMTGWYFLFKMHNIPKSMEEGYKMITSQFRRFTYHELVEATGKFKEELGKGGNGVVYRGILGDKKVVAVKKLTDVRKGEEEFWAEVTLIGRINHMNLVRMYGFCSEGQHRLLVYEFVENESLDRYLFDGRGTERLLSWGQRFKIALGTARGLAYLHHECLEWIVHCDVKPENILLTREFEAKIADFGLSKLSERDSSSLNFTQMRGTTGYMAPEWVMNLPIDAKVDVYSFGVVLLEIVTGSRVSSGVTADEDEMDLMQIPSGATEGGEGMGFMQFVQAVKQMLANGADLDIVDARLKGHFNHEQATVMVKIAISCLDERSKRPTMHQIARNLMECDDEDYHPAYF; this is translated from the coding sequence ATGGACAGGAACCCCACTGAAAGAGCCCCTCAAAGGCTGCATAAGGAGCCTACTCCCCTCCCTCCCTGTCATCGCCTCCAACAACCAGAAAAGATGCCTAGGCTCTTCGTCTATCCAGCCCTTCTTCTCCCCTTGCTCTCCACTCTGCTGTGCTCGCGTGCGTCGCCATGGCAGATCACAGCAAACACAGGCACATCTGTGCAAGtagatcgtgagaaagtcctgcTCATCTCACCACACACAACCTTCTCTTGCGGCTTCTACCCGTCCGGGAACGGCACCAACGCCTTCTACTTCTCCATCTGGTTCACACATGCCACCGACAAGACCGTCGTCTGGACAGCAAATCCTTGCTCTCCGGTGAACGGGCAGGGCTCCAGTATATCCCTGAACCGTGAGGGCAACCTGGTCCTCACCGACGTCAATGACACCACAGCATGGGAGAGCAAGACAGGCTCGGGCAAGCACACGACAGTGGCTCTCCTCGACACCGGGAACCTCGTGATCAACGACTCGACTGGTAAGACCGTATGGCAGAGCTTCGATTTGCCCACCAACACCTTGCTTCCGTCGCAGCATCTGACGAGAGCAAACAGGTTGGTCTCCCAGTCCGATAGTTACCATGTCCTCTATTTTGACAATGACAACGTCCTACGCCTCCTGTACAATGGACCGGACATCACAAGCATATACTGGCCAAGCCCTGATTACAATGCACTTGAGAACGGCCGGACCAGGTTCAACAGCAGCAAGGTAGCCGTCCTGGACCGCGAGGGCAAGTTCTTGTCAAGCGATGGGTTCAAGATGATAGCCTCGGATTCAGGTTTGGGGATCCAGAGAAGGATCACCATTGACTATGATGGGAACTTCAGAATGTACAGTTTGAATGCATCAAGCGGCAACTGGACTATCACAGGGGAGGGTGTACAGCAGATGTGTTATGTGCATGGATTGTGTGGAAAGAATGGAATTTGTGAGTACTCACCAGCGGGCGGTCCCAGATGCACTTGTCCTCCAGGATATAAGATGGTTGATCCGGAGAATTGGGACAAAGGCTGCAAGCCAACATTCAGCATCGAATGCGGGCGACCACACAAGGATTTTACATTCGTCAAGGTTCCTCATGGCGACTTCTATGGCTTTGATCTAACTTCCAACAAGTCAATCTCCCTCGAAGAATGCATGCAGATTTGCTTGGAGAGCTGCCTGTGCATATCTTTCACATACAAAGGTGGAGAGGGTTTATGTTATACTAAAAATATGCTCTACAACGGCCAGATCTATCCATACTTCCCAGGAGACAACTACTTCAAACTTCCTAAGAGTGTCAGTTCAACATCTCCAGCCTCCAATCATCCTGGTATTACCTGCAGTCCGGAGAGATCCAAGGTTATGGTGGTGTCTGTAGATGCATACAGCCAAAACTCTGACAACATAAGCTGGGCATACTTCTACATCTTTGCTGCTATATTAGGGGCAGTTGAATTGCTTTTTATCATGACAGGATGGTACTTCCTTTTCAAAATGCATAACATACCCAAGTCCATGGAGGAAGGCTACAAGATGATAACAAGCCAGTTCAGGAGGTTTACGTACCATGAGTTGGTTGAAGCAACAGGAAAGTTCAAAGAAGAGCTGGGGAAGGGTGGCAATGGAGTAGTTTACAGAGGAATACTTGGAGACAAGAAGGTTGTGGCAGTAAAGAAGCTTACAGATGTTAGAAAAGGTGAAGAGGAATTTTGGGCAGAAGTAACTCTCATTGGGAGGATCAACCACATGAATTTGGTAAGAATGTATGGGTTTTGCTCAGAAGGTCAACACAGGTTATTAGTCTATGAGTTTGTGGAGAATGAGTCATTGGACAGATACCTTTTTGATGGCAGAGGCACTGAAAGACTGCTCTCATGGGGTCAACGGTTCAAGATTGCCTTGGGGACAGCAAGAGGCCTTGCTTACCTGCATCACGAATGCCTTGAATGGATTGTCCATTGTGATGTAAAGCCAGAAAACATACTGCTGACACGAGAATTTGAAGCCAAGATAGCAGACTTCGGACTATCCAAGCTCTCTGAGAGAGACAGTTCTAGCTTAAATTTCACTCAAATGAGAGGCACAACGGGCTATATGGCACCGGAATGGGTGATGAATTTGCCAATCGATGCAAAGGTAGATGTTTATAGCTTCGGAGTTGTGCTTCTAGAGATTGTCACTGGGAGTAGGGTTTCCAGCGGGGTGACAGCAGATGAAGATGAGATGGACTTGATGCAAATTCCCAGTGGGGCAACAGAAGGCGGAGAAGGGATGGGGTTCATGCAATTTGTTCAGGCGGTGAAACAGATGCTCGCTAACGGGGCTGACCTGGATATAGTGGATGCTAGACTGAAAGGGCATTTCAATCACGAGCAAGCAACAGTTATGGTGAAGATAGCTATTTCATGCCTTGATGAAAGAAGCAAGAGGCCAACAATGCATCAAATTGCCAGAAATCTCatggaatgtgatgatgaagattaCCATCCTGCATACTTTTGA